A single region of the Candidatus Syntrophosphaera sp. genome encodes:
- a CDS encoding uracil-DNA glycosylase family protein — protein sequence MPEAASGLIQSHPYRPYVPDQARTLILGSVPPWRFCTEMPKPLSPKDMDYYYGSHVRGCNLLWEVLFRVLDPAALPELQKIRELQLQRVTRTEKQRVFLQDFLARHGLGIADILLRFERRDLGSADAKIRPLEFTDLTGILASRLNLANILCTSKKVDFWLREYLATQGIALESEHGAGAAFPLPDHDEASLTERRIRVLILPSPSPVGRVRFPNHVAFVDHLTQAYTAVFSSLSDQ from the coding sequence TTGCCTGAAGCGGCTTCCGGGCTGATCCAGAGCCATCCCTACCGTCCCTATGTTCCGGATCAAGCCCGAACCCTGATCCTGGGCAGCGTGCCGCCCTGGCGCTTCTGCACTGAGATGCCCAAGCCCCTCTCCCCCAAGGATATGGACTACTATTATGGCAGTCATGTCCGGGGCTGCAACCTGCTTTGGGAGGTCCTGTTCCGGGTTCTGGATCCCGCTGCTCTGCCGGAACTGCAAAAGATCCGGGAATTGCAGTTGCAACGGGTCACGAGGACGGAAAAGCAAAGGGTCTTTCTGCAGGATTTTCTGGCCCGGCACGGATTGGGGATCGCGGATATCCTGCTCCGCTTCGAACGCCGGGATCTGGGTTCCGCGGATGCCAAGATCAGGCCTCTGGAATTCACTGATCTGACCGGCATCCTGGCCAGCCGTTTGAACCTGGCAAACATTCTTTGCACCAGCAAAAAGGTCGATTTCTGGCTACGCGAATACCTTGCCACACAAGGAATTGCGCTGGAATCTGAGCATGGCGCCGGAGCTGCGTTCCCGCTTCCTGATCATGACGAGGCATCCCTTACAGAAAGAAGGATCCGGGTCCTGATCCTTCCTTCTCCTTCACCTGTGGGCAGAGTTAGGTTTCCCAACCACGTGGCCTTCGTGGATCACCTCACGCAGGCCTACACAGCTGTTTTCTCCTCGCTGTCAGATCAATAG